The window CAGATAGAACATCTAAAAAAACTAAATAATTCACGTTCTCTTCGGGAAAGAACGGAAGAAATCGTTGATGAAAAATCGCAGGCTCTTTCAGAAATGGAAAAGCGTTCAGCCAATCACGATGAAGATATTAAACGGCTTAAGTCGGAACAGAAGTTGCTCATTGCAAAAAGAAAAAAATGTGAAAATACCGTTCATGAGAAAAAAGTGGAAATGGAAGAGCTGGAATCGTCAATCACCCAGTTTAGGGCTGAGAAACATGACAATACACTGGAGTTTCATCGCATAGCGAACCGTGTGGAGACTCTGGAATCTCAACTTCAGTTTTACAGGGAAGTGGTTGAGAGAGGAGAAGGCTATTCCGGCGGCGTTCGCCACGTTTTGAATAACAGAGGAAAATTTCCGGAAGTGCTCGGTACCGTGGCTGATGTTATAGATGTGAAGGAAAAATACCGCCCGGCGGTGGAGGCGGCACTGGGACCCGTCTCTCAAAGCCTTATTTGCGAAAAGAGGAGCGACGCCTTGCAGCTCATTGAGCAGCTTTCAGATGATGGTATGGGCAGAGTGTGGATCATTCCGCTGGATGCCGTTCTCAACAGAGTATCGACAGCTGAAGAATCCCAGATCGGTGTTGATGCGTCATCTGTTGTAAAGTGCGAAAGCAGGTACCAGCCTATCGTTGACTGTTTTCTTAAAGGGATTCCCATTGTGAAAAAATCCGCTGATGCCGAAAAGTGTCTCACCGGAGGTGATTATTTTAGTAATGTGGTAGACTTGCAGGGTAACCTTTATGCAGGCACAGGTCTCATTATGTCACGGGAGAGCAGTAATGGGATTACACTTCTTGGCCGCAAAGAGAGGATCGATTCTCTGGATAGAGAGATCGGCAAACTGGTTAAACATAGTGAAAAGGTGAAATCGAAGATCAACTCTATGGACGTGGCCCTTGATCATGCTGAGAAAAAACATGGGAAGCTATCAACTGATCTTCGGGATGTTATCGATCTACTAACCCAAACTGAAAACGATATCAACAGAATAGAATATGGTATTTCACAGAATCTAGAAGCACAGCAAGCTACAACCCATGAGATCATTTCCGTGAAATCTGAATTGCTTAACTATCAAAAAAGTCTGGATAATCTTATCCCGATTCTGAAAACTCAGGAAGAACAGCTGGCCACATTTCAGACAAAACTGAATGAGGCAAAAAGGCGGGTGGAAACTGCTCAAAATGAAAGAGAAGAGAAAAACCAAAATGTCCAAGATTGTAGAATTCAGCTCATTTCTCTTGAAGGCAGTCAGGACAATATTGAATTCAGAATCAAAGCATCCGGTGAGGCTATCAAGGAAAATAATGAGAGAGCAGATGCTATCACAATCGAAGTATCATCTTTAGGAGAGCAGATCAAAGGGATGAAGTCAGAGCGTTCGGACGCCAAAAAGAACCATAAAAAACTGTCAGCCAAGTTGAAAAAATTACTTTCGGTCAAAAATCTTAAGGATGATGCTTTTCAGGAGACATATCGCCAGATTGAAGAGGAGGAGCAGGTCATCCGGGTAGAACAGCGTGAACGGGAGCGAATGGCTGAGGAAGCTAAAAGAATTGAGCTTCGTATTGCCGATCATGAAGGTGAGTTACGCCGCATCAAAGAGAGGATTCAGGAGAAGTATGGTGAAAAGATTCCTGATGTGGTGGAGCGAAACATATCAGACAGCGATTTGGCACTGGAGATTGATAAAATCGAGAGAAGTATTGAAAGAATTGGTCCAATCAACATGGCCGTTAAAGATGAGTTCGAAGAGGAAAACAGCCGCTTGAGATTCTTACAGCGCCAGAAGACCGATCTTTTGGAATCGGAACAAAAGCTTCTTGAAACAATGAAGAAGATTGATACGGAAGCCAGAAAACAGTTTTTGGAAACATTTGAGCAGATTCGGACCAATTTCAAAAAGACATTTACCATGTTTTTTGAGGGAGGGGAATCGGATCTCGAATTGATAGGTGACGATGATCCGCTGGAAGCCGACATTAATATTATCGCCAAGCCACCTGGAAAGCATACCAGAAACTTGCGGATGCTCTCCTCAGGTGAGAAGGCGCTGACAGCTATTTCGCTTCTTTTCGCTATCTATCTTGTGAAGCCCAGTCCATTCTGCATTCTCGATGAAGTGGACGCACCTCTGGATGATAACAATATTACCAAATTCACTCGCGTACTCGGGAAGTTTTCCGAAAAGACACAGTTCATCATTGTGACGCATAATAAACTCACGATGGAGGCGGCGCAATTTCTTTACGGTGTCACCATGGCCCAGTCGGGTGTCTCAAAGATTGTTTCGGTTCAGCTCGACTGAGCACTCACATTCATCTCAATCTCTGTTTGTATCTTTTACCTTTACTATGTAATTATAGATAATGACTCGTCTTGAAGTCACCTCACCACCGCAGTGGAATTACCATGATCTAATTCCTTTTCGTGTTCATGAGATCCTAATGGTGGCATCCCCATATGATGCTTACATCCTGGAAGAAGACGGGCGTTTAACTGAACAAATTCTCACTGAATATATTGGGATGCACCTTCATTATGCACCTCATGTGTCTCGCGCTTCTACAGCTTCCGAAGCCATGAAAATGCTGGAGGAGAGAAGTTTTGATCTAATCATTACCATGCAGAGGATTGCGGACATGGATCCCATCACCTTTGGAAAACTGGTGAAAAAAGATCGCCCCGATTTACCCGTTATTCTATTGGTATTTGATGCCACAGAATTGAAAAGAATGAAAGTACTCTTGAAGGGGGATGCTATTGATAAAGTGTTCGTTTGGAGTGGCAATGCGAACGTACTTCCAGTAATCATTAAATATGTTGAGGACAGGAAAAATGTTGAAAGCGATATGGAGATGGGAGATATACGTGTTATTGTGGTAGTGGAGGACAGTCCCCGGTTTTACTCCATCATTTTGCCGCGCATCTACAGAGAAGTAATGCATCACACCATATCCCTTATAGACGAAAGTTTGAACGATACTCATAGGCTACTCCGGTTGAGAGCGAGGCCGAAGATCCTCCTTGCCTCTAATTATGAGGAAGCTGTTGAGTTAATTGCCATGTGTGGTGATAATCTTATGGGTGTTATCTCTGATATCAGATTCCCAATAAATGGAAAATCTGATATTTCGGCGGGGTTCAAACTTGCCCGTTGGATTCGAGACCGGGAAACCGCAATGCCCATTCTTTTGCAAAGCACAAAGCCTAAGGGAGAGACTTGGGCTAGTAAACTTGATGCAAGATTTCTCTATAAAGAATCCTCGACCTTTTTACAGGATATGTCTGATTTTATACGTCAGAATTTTGGTTTTGGTGATTTTGTTTTTCGTCTTCCTAGTGGTAAGGAAGTTGGGAGGGCTTCAACGCTCAAGGAAATGGAGAAAGTGCTCGAAACAGTATCGCGCAAATCCATTGAATATCATGCATCCAGCAATCATTTTTCGAATTGGCTGGCCGCCCGCAGTGAGTTTTGGATCGCTTCCCGCGTCAGGAAGGTTAAGACATCGGATTTTAAAAATGTGGAAGGCTTGAGGCAGTATCTTATTGAAGTTGTGGGAATGACCAGGCAGGCCAGAGTACATGGTCGTGTGATCCAGTACAGGGGTGGAGATGAGGACACGACTGCTGATTTTATCAAGTTTGGAAGAGGCTCTTTAGGGGGCAAAGCTCGCGGACTCGCATTTGCTCAGTCCCTCGTGGAATCAGATGAGTTTAAACAGAAGTTTCCTGGCGTCAATATCAGCATTCCTAAGGTGGCTGTCATTGGTACGGATCAGTTCGAAATGTTCATGGATAAGAATAATCTTTGGACTACAGCGCTGAAAACAAAGAATTCAAAGCGTTTGGCGAAAAGATTTTTAAGTGCACCCATTCCCAAAGAATTAATGATTTTTTTGAAAGCTTACTTAAAAAAGATGAAATCACCTGTAGCCATACGCTCATCAGGGTTGTTTGAAGATATGCAGTATCAGTCGCTTGCGGGTCTCTATTCAACATTTTTACTACCCAACAATGACCGTTCACTGAAAATTCGTGTTGCAAAGGCTGCTGATGCCATTAGGCTTGTGTACGCGTCCATGTTCTCTCAGGAGGTGAAAAGCACCACCGCTTTAAGCGGTCATCACTTGGAAGATGAAAGGATGGCGGTAATCATGCAGGAGGCTGTAGGGCAGAGACACGGTTCCCGGTTTTATCCCACTTTCAGCGGCGTGGCGCAAAGCATTAATTATTATCCCATATCATACATGAAACGGGAAGACGGTGCTTCATACCTTGCTCTCGGATTGGGCCGGATGATTGCTGAAGGGGGAAAAGTTCTTCGATTTTCACCAAAGTATCCGCGCCTTATGCCGCAGTTTTATTCACCTGATGCCATGCTGGAAAATTCACAAACAGAGTTTTACGCACTTTCCCTCGATGCTCAGCAGGATTTGCTAAGCGCCGGAGAAGATGGGAATCTATTGAAAGAAACACTCTCAGTGGCGGAAGAAGATGGGGTATTACGTTATGTGGCAAGTGTGCTTTCTACAGAGGACAACATTGTGAGAGATTCTCTCAATTATAACGGTCCTAGGATTGTTACTTTCTCGCGCATCCTTCAGTCCCGCGGATTTTCGCTTCCTGAACTGATCAGTGAAATACTGACCCTTGGTTACGAAGCCATGGGGTGCCCAGTTGAAGCGGAGTTCGCATGTAATTACTCTGTCAAGCCCGATGTACCATCTGAGTTCTGCTTGCTCCAGATCAGACCCATGCCCAGCGATACATTTGATAGAAGCGTTCAACTCAAGACAGCGGACAGACACGAGGTTGTCTGCTCCAGCACATTGGCTCTCGGTAACGGTTACCTCAATGACATCTACAATCTAATTGTTGTAGATCCTGAAAAATTCGATTTTGCTAATTCAAACAAAGTTGCCGAAAAAATAGAAAAGATTAACAAAAAGATCAGGCAGGGGAGTTCAATTTTGATCGGACCTGGGCGGTGGGGGAGTGCTGATCCCTGGCTCGGTATTCCCGTTCGCTGGAATCAAATCTCCCGGGCGAGGGTGATTGTGGAAGTAGGGCTAGATGGAAAGCCTATTGACCCGTCTTTCGGCAGTCACTTTTTCCAGAATGTCACCAGCTTCAGGATTGGTTATTTTACTGTGACGGATAATAAAGACTTTATAGACTGGGACTGGCTCAGATCTCAAAGGACGCATGAATTCTCAGATGACGTCCGGTGGATCAAGCTGAAGAATCCTGTTGCTGTCTGGATCGATGGGAACACGGGTGATGGACTTATATTAAAAAATCGTCTTGAGTTTTCCGAAAACGGTCGCCAGAATGGTGTCACCTAAACAACTCCCTGATCCAGCATTGCATCGGCTACCTTAATGAAACCACCGATGTTTGCCCCTTTTACATAATCAACTTTATTGCCGTTATCACCGTATCGGACACACTGATCATGAATGTTTACCATGATCCTTTGAAGCTTTTCGTCAACTTCTTTTCTTGACCACTGAATGCGCATGGCATTCTGGCTCATTTCCAAACCTGAGACAGCGACACCACCGGCGTTGGCTGCTTTACCGGGTCCGAACAGGACGCCATTTTCCTGGAGTATGTTAACGGCATCAGGTTCCGTAGGCATGTTGGCCCCTTCGGATACACAGAGACAACCGTTGTCGACAAGTATCTTTGCTTCTTCAGCGTTAATCTCATTTTGCGTGGCGGATGGGAGTGCCACCTCACATTTAACTTTCCATGGTCGTTCAGCTTCGAAAAAATCACAGCTGTACTCTTTGGCATATTCCTGAATGCGGCCACGCCGTACATTCTTTAGATCTATAACGTAGTTCAGTTTTTCTTCATCGATACCGTCAGAATCATAAATGGAACCGGAAGAATCGGAAAGCGTCACCGGTTTGCCTCCTAGCTGGTTCACCTTCTCAGCGGCGTATTGCGCTACATTGCCCGAACCTGAGATGGCCACTGACTTTCCTTCAAATGATTCGCCTTGTGACTTAAGCATCTCATCAGCAAAGTAGACGCAGCCGTATCCCGTTGCTTCCGGCCGAATGAGACTCCCGCCCCAGTTGAGCGCCTTACCGGTCAGCACACCTGTAAATTCGTTTCTTAATCGTTTATACTGACCGAATAGAAAACCAATCTCGCGAGCGCCCACACCGATATCTCCTGCCGGAACATCTGTGTTTGCTCCGATGTGGCGTTGAAGTTCAGTCATAAAGGACTGGCAGAAAGACATTACCTCATTGTCAGATTTACCTTTGGGATCGAAATTAGAACCGCCCTTGCCGCCGCCCATTGAAAGAGTAGTTAGACTGTTTTTAAGAACCTGTTCAAAGCCAAGAAACTTGAGAATGGAAAGATTAACGGAAGGGTGAAATCGAAGGCCTCCTTTGTAAGGTCCGATGGCAGAGTTGAACTCCACCCGGAATCCTCTGTTTACCTCTGTCTCTCCGCGGTCGTTTCGCCATGGCACGCGAAACATCAATACACGTTCGGGCTCCACAAGACGGTCAAGAATCTTTGCATCCATGTAATGGGGATTCTCTTCGAGGAACTCCCACAGTGATTCCGCCACTTCGTGGACTGCCTGGTGAAATTCAACCTCACCAAGATTTCTCGATTTAACAGAGTTCATGAATTCATCAACTGAGCTGTACATGATTTATCTCCGAATTTGATTATTAACCGATCCTATAACTGGTATAATATTACGACACTTCAGCAGAAGCAAAATAAACCTTTTTCGAACGGGTGACAGTTCTCAATGATTATGTAAATTTCACCGAAGGTTAATTTTATGTCGACTTTATTTCTGAACTCACTGTTAAGAACAGGATTGTTTGATCTTCTATACTCACCTTTTTACCGCTTGTGCGATCAAAGGCTCATCACAGATGAAATAGTTTACTGCAGCTCAATGTTTTGACATCCGTTCCACTGCACCCCGTGCGGTTACCTGAGAGAGGATACAATCAGAGCGTCCTGCTCGGTGAGGCCGTCTCCAAGCGTCTTGATTTGCCTTACTCAGCCAATCTTTTGCAATGGTAAAAGAATACGAAATCAAAACAAATCTGACTGCGAACGAGAGGATGGATAATGTCACTGAAGCTTTTACTTCAATTACTCAGATGCCTGTGAGAATTTTGATCATTGATGATGTGCTCACGACCGGGTCTACAGTTTCGGCATGTGCCGGGGTCCTGAAGACGTCCAGTGCGAAATATGTTGCAGTATTAACTGCGGGAACGCCTTATTTTCACGGCCTGAATTTGCGAGGAAAAACATGAGATCGTTGGAGTCTCAGGAGTTTGACAATAAGCGGGTATTGATCAGGGTCGATTTCAATGTTCATATGAAAGAGGGAAAGGTGGTTGACGATTTCAGGATCCGTGCCGCCTTGCCTACCATTAAGCATTGTCTTGATCAAGGCGCATCTATTGTTCTCATGTCACACCTTGGTAGGCCAGGAGGAGTTCCATCGGATCATTTGAGTCTTGTACCGGTGGGTGAGGCCTTATGCGATCACCTTGAAATGTCCATCAAGTTTTCCAACGATTGCGTTTCTGATGATGCTATTGATGTCTCTCAGGATCTCCAGGCGGGGGAAGTTCACCTTTTGGAAAACCTTCGATTTCATATCGGCGAAACCAAAAACGACCTCGATTTTGCTTCTCGGCTTGCGCAGCACGGTACCTGCTTTATCAATGACGCTTTTGGCACAGCACATCGCGCCCACGCTTCCAATGTAGGGGTCACTGATTTCCTACATAATGGCACCCCAGGATTTCTCATGGAAAAGGAATATAAATTCCTTCATTCTGCTATGATCCGCCCTAAACAACCCTTTACAATTGTTCTTGGTGGTGTAAAAATAGGAACAAAACTTCCGCTTGTGACTCGCTTCATTCGCGAAGCTGACAATGTGATCATAGGCGGCGGTATGGCTTTCATGTTCCTGAAAGTTGCTGGTAATAAAATTGGTAAATCACTTTATGATAAGTCATTATATCAAAAAGCTAAACAAACAATTGAAATGTTGAATTCACTGGACTGTGAGTTTCAGCTACCGAGCGATGTTGTAGTTACCAAGGATATATCCTCAGGTCAGGATTCAACCGTTCGTAAGGTATCTGAGATATATGACAATGAAATTGGAGTTGACATCGGCCCTGAAACTATAGATCAATTTTGTGAGACGATTAATAGAAGTAGCACCGTTATCTGGAACGGTCCTATGGGAATTTTTGAGACTGCGGCCTACAGCGGCGGCACCAAGGCTGTAGCAGAAGCCATGGCAAATATTATTGGGAAGGGAGGTCTCTCCATCGTTGGCGGTGGTGATTCAGCATCGGCTGTCCGGGACTTAAATTTATGGAATAAAATGACACACATTTCCACAGGCGGTGGTGCGTCACTGGAACTGCTTGCTGGAAAGGAACTCCCGGCCATGAAAGCTTTGGAAATGGTGTGATGAAAAAACCTGTTGTAGCGGCAAACTGGAAGATGTATAAAACTCCTGAAGAATCGGTGAACTTCGTCGAGAAACTGAAGAAGAAGCCTTTGGATTGGGATGAGGTCAACATTATATTATGTGCTCCCTATACTTCGCTCTTTGAAATGGGAAATTCCCTTCGGGATGATGGCTTTGTGAGTCTTGGTGCTCAAAACCTGTTTAGTGAACGGGAAGGGGCATTCACCGGCGAAATATCCGTCGAAATGCTCAAAGCCTGTGATGTCGTGTGGGTAATTGTCGGCCATTCGGAAAGACGAACGTTGTTTGGCGAATCCGATGAGGATGTCTGTCGTAAAGCTAATGCGGCACTGCAAAGCGGTCTTTCGGTTATTTTCTGTGTAGGTGAATCACTTGAACAGAGAGAGAACGGCAAAACCGCCGATGTACTCCAACATCAGGTGACGGCTTTACTGTCCAAGTTAGACGAACAGCTGTTGAGTATGGTTGTTATTGCTTACGAACCCATCTGGGCAATTGGAACTGGATTAAATGCCACGGGCGACCAGATTGAGGAATCTCACCGGTTAATTCGCGGGTTCATTGAAAAAGAATTTACCAGTACTTCTGGAGAGGTGTCCATCCTTTACGGTGGGAGTGTCAACCTCGGGAACTGTAGGGAATTAAGTGAAGTTAGTGAGGTTAACGGCTTTCTAATTGGCGGGGCAAGTTTAGATGCCGATCAGTTTGCTGAAATTGTAACAACAATCACTGAGGTGAAAAAAGAATAGATGTACGGATTTCTGGTGTTTTTGCATGTGGTCGTCAGTATTTTACTCGTGACAGTGATTCTCATGCAAGCGAGTAAAGGTGGTGGTCTGGCCGGCACTTTTGGTGGTTCATCCACGGCGATGTTTGGTGGACGGGGTGCTGGCGGTTTCCTCAGCA of the Candidatus Neomarinimicrobiota bacterium genome contains:
- the smc gene encoding chromosome segregation protein SMC, producing MYISELELHGFKSFANKQRLSFGEGITAVVGPNGCGKTNIVDAVRWVLGEQKIRLLRSARLDDIIFNGSDAKKALSVCEVSLTVHNNKGMLPLEYNDVEITRRIFRNGESEYMINRNGCRLKDIHNLFVDTGMGADAYSVIELKMIEHILSESAEDRRRMFEEAAGINKYRHQRRATLLKLDATHADLERVDDIVSEVENKVHSLQLQMKRYKRHAKLVEQLRDSEIALASLRRQFILKELDPLRKNVDTFGKQHSTRMDEEKGREDSLEKLRKEYEKQREELSKIQSEIDSLSEERQICSNQMLILSEQERGAEQTIERLNDEKIDGERKKKSHYHRIKELDAESAALEPKVKSVTLEYESLKDTLDSSDAKYSDSRKRLDFLSETQIEHLKKLNNSRSLRERTEEIVDEKSQALSEMEKRSANHDEDIKRLKSEQKLLIAKRKKCENTVHEKKVEMEELESSITQFRAEKHDNTLEFHRIANRVETLESQLQFYREVVERGEGYSGGVRHVLNNRGKFPEVLGTVADVIDVKEKYRPAVEAALGPVSQSLICEKRSDALQLIEQLSDDGMGRVWIIPLDAVLNRVSTAEESQIGVDASSVVKCESRYQPIVDCFLKGIPIVKKSADAEKCLTGGDYFSNVVDLQGNLYAGTGLIMSRESSNGITLLGRKERIDSLDREIGKLVKHSEKVKSKINSMDVALDHAEKKHGKLSTDLRDVIDLLTQTENDINRIEYGISQNLEAQQATTHEIISVKSELLNYQKSLDNLIPILKTQEEQLATFQTKLNEAKRRVETAQNEREEKNQNVQDCRIQLISLEGSQDNIEFRIKASGEAIKENNERADAITIEVSSLGEQIKGMKSERSDAKKNHKKLSAKLKKLLSVKNLKDDAFQETYRQIEEEEQVIRVEQRERERMAEEAKRIELRIADHEGELRRIKERIQEKYGEKIPDVVERNISDSDLALEIDKIERSIERIGPINMAVKDEFEEENSRLRFLQRQKTDLLESEQKLLETMKKIDTEARKQFLETFEQIRTNFKKTFTMFFEGGESDLELIGDDDPLEADINIIAKPPGKHTRNLRMLSSGEKALTAISLLFAIYLVKPSPFCILDEVDAPLDDNNITKFTRVLGKFSEKTQFIIVTHNKLTMEAAQFLYGVTMAQSGVSKIVSVQLD
- a CDS encoding response regulator, translated to MTRLEVTSPPQWNYHDLIPFRVHEILMVASPYDAYILEEDGRLTEQILTEYIGMHLHYAPHVSRASTASEAMKMLEERSFDLIITMQRIADMDPITFGKLVKKDRPDLPVILLVFDATELKRMKVLLKGDAIDKVFVWSGNANVLPVIIKYVEDRKNVESDMEMGDIRVIVVVEDSPRFYSIILPRIYREVMHHTISLIDESLNDTHRLLRLRARPKILLASNYEEAVELIAMCGDNLMGVISDIRFPINGKSDISAGFKLARWIRDRETAMPILLQSTKPKGETWASKLDARFLYKESSTFLQDMSDFIRQNFGFGDFVFRLPSGKEVGRASTLKEMEKVLETVSRKSIEYHASSNHFSNWLAARSEFWIASRVRKVKTSDFKNVEGLRQYLIEVVGMTRQARVHGRVIQYRGGDEDTTADFIKFGRGSLGGKARGLAFAQSLVESDEFKQKFPGVNISIPKVAVIGTDQFEMFMDKNNLWTTALKTKNSKRLAKRFLSAPIPKELMIFLKAYLKKMKSPVAIRSSGLFEDMQYQSLAGLYSTFLLPNNDRSLKIRVAKAADAIRLVYASMFSQEVKSTTALSGHHLEDERMAVIMQEAVGQRHGSRFYPTFSGVAQSINYYPISYMKREDGASYLALGLGRMIAEGGKVLRFSPKYPRLMPQFYSPDAMLENSQTEFYALSLDAQQDLLSAGEDGNLLKETLSVAEEDGVLRYVASVLSTEDNIVRDSLNYNGPRIVTFSRILQSRGFSLPELISEILTLGYEAMGCPVEAEFACNYSVKPDVPSEFCLLQIRPMPSDTFDRSVQLKTADRHEVVCSSTLALGNGYLNDIYNLIVVDPEKFDFANSNKVAEKIEKINKKIRQGSSILIGPGRWGSADPWLGIPVRWNQISRARVIVEVGLDGKPIDPSFGSHFFQNVTSFRIGYFTVTDNKDFIDWDWLRSQRTHEFSDDVRWIKLKNPVAVWIDGNTGDGLILKNRLEFSENGRQNGVT
- a CDS encoding NADP-specific glutamate dehydrogenase, giving the protein MYSSVDEFMNSVKSRNLGEVEFHQAVHEVAESLWEFLEENPHYMDAKILDRLVEPERVLMFRVPWRNDRGETEVNRGFRVEFNSAIGPYKGGLRFHPSVNLSILKFLGFEQVLKNSLTTLSMGGGKGGSNFDPKGKSDNEVMSFCQSFMTELQRHIGANTDVPAGDIGVGAREIGFLFGQYKRLRNEFTGVLTGKALNWGGSLIRPEATGYGCVYFADEMLKSQGESFEGKSVAISGSGNVAQYAAEKVNQLGGKPVTLSDSSGSIYDSDGIDEEKLNYVIDLKNVRRGRIQEYAKEYSCDFFEAERPWKVKCEVALPSATQNEINAEEAKILVDNGCLCVSEGANMPTEPDAVNILQENGVLFGPGKAANAGGVAVSGLEMSQNAMRIQWSRKEVDEKLQRIMVNIHDQCVRYGDNGNKVDYVKGANIGGFIKVADAMLDQGVV
- a CDS encoding phosphoglycerate kinase, whose amino-acid sequence is MRSLESQEFDNKRVLIRVDFNVHMKEGKVVDDFRIRAALPTIKHCLDQGASIVLMSHLGRPGGVPSDHLSLVPVGEALCDHLEMSIKFSNDCVSDDAIDVSQDLQAGEVHLLENLRFHIGETKNDLDFASRLAQHGTCFINDAFGTAHRAHASNVGVTDFLHNGTPGFLMEKEYKFLHSAMIRPKQPFTIVLGGVKIGTKLPLVTRFIREADNVIIGGGMAFMFLKVAGNKIGKSLYDKSLYQKAKQTIEMLNSLDCEFQLPSDVVVTKDISSGQDSTVRKVSEIYDNEIGVDIGPETIDQFCETINRSSTVIWNGPMGIFETAAYSGGTKAVAEAMANIIGKGGLSIVGGGDSASAVRDLNLWNKMTHISTGGGASLELLAGKELPAMKALEMV
- a CDS encoding triose-phosphate isomerase yields the protein MKKPVVAANWKMYKTPEESVNFVEKLKKKPLDWDEVNIILCAPYTSLFEMGNSLRDDGFVSLGAQNLFSEREGAFTGEISVEMLKACDVVWVIVGHSERRTLFGESDEDVCRKANAALQSGLSVIFCVGESLEQRENGKTADVLQHQVTALLSKLDEQLLSMVVIAYEPIWAIGTGLNATGDQIEESHRLIRGFIEKEFTSTSGEVSILYGGSVNLGNCRELSEVSEVNGFLIGGASLDADQFAEIVTTITEVKKE